The Salvia miltiorrhiza cultivar Shanhuang (shh) chromosome 2, IMPLAD_Smil_shh, whole genome shotgun sequence DNA window attaataaaatttcaattattcTCTTATCCTTATCAACAAGTCTTAGCTTTCTCAATAAGCTAATCCCTACTTTCTCTCCCTAACAAGTCTTAGCTTTCTCAATAAGTTAATCCCTACTTTCTCTCCCTAACATCACTTTCCCTATCCCCATTCACGGTTGTTCCAAAAACAGAGGAAAGAGATTCCAAGTCCAGTTCCAAAATTTCAAATCAAGAAGGTAGGTAATTAAATGTCTTACCTTCCATTAATCTTCCAGTTCCAATTCCAAAAATTCATTCTTACTTTTGATCAACAAATTGCAGAATCAAACTATTGCCAACACCACTCCTCACATCAAGGTTACTCTAATTTCCCCTACTTCTATCTACTAATTCGAAACCAAGCATCACAGATCAGCAGCAAATACACACGCTCACACACACTTTCTTTtactatattttctttttacatGCTTACAAGGTTTGATTTTTGCTGaggaaatagaaaaaaatgagaaagaaCAGTTTTAAAACAAAAACCCTAACTTGTTCTATATTTTGATTCTGGACTGAAAAATTTGGGGGTTCTTGTGTCTTTGTCTTCTGTGTATGTCCGGGAATGGAGAGATGGGGGTGAGAGCAgccggaggcggcgcggcggcagCCGCCGCCTTTTTCCTCTTGCTGTTGAAACGAGAGAGAAGGGAAAGGGGGAGAGATTAGATTATAAAAAAAGGggggaagaagaaaaagagcAGAAATGAAGGGAGAAGAAGTTAGGGCTTACCTGCGAGTCCGGCGACGAAAGACGACGGAGGAGGCggccaggcggcggccgtgcGCTCCCTATTGCGGAGAGGGCAGATGCCCTGTTCCAGATGAGGGGATGGAGAGGAGGCTACCCGCGCACTTTTCCGAGCAGGAGCCGAAGGAGGAAGACCAGGCGGCGCAGTGCTTGGCCACGACGGAGGCGGCAGCGACACGCGAAGGCGGCGTCGTGCGGCTAACTTCCGGCGAGGCAGAGTGATAGAGAGAAGGGGAGACCGAgggggtgagagagagagagggaacgAGGGCGACGGGaagcggcgcgccggaggcggcgccgccctcaacCAACACAGAGAGCGAGAGaggcgtgagagagagagagagccgagagggagagtgagagtggcgtgaggtgtgtgtgtgttttgtgtgctgctgtgtgtgtgtgtatgaaTGTATTAGAGTTACGTTAGGCTTTTGGGGCTCAAGCCCatcttctttcctttgggccgagttttttttttttttgatgggCCCATTTTGCTGTAAATTATGTTgggtatttatttaattgattgggctcattttaattaattttgggctgtTATTGATTAATGAAGCCTACGAATTTTGGcctaatttcttttaaaatagcttgattttttttttcactaaattattttagtgaatttaaatctcttgatttaaattttgatattgaaagttgggactatttattttaaatgaagtccgttttttttatatttaaatttattgatggactttaaaagaaatattttgggattaagccctcatttattataatacctcaaggctttatgagtatggattttttttaaaaaattaaaatggtttatttaagttatttgtaAACGAATAATGGTGCACGATTTTTATCTCTTATGTGAGCGTGtgattttaaatgatattaagtttaaggatattaatttcttttatctTGTTTGTTATGTGATTTATGTGAGGTCATGATTAGTCAAGTTATGTTGGTCTTTAATTGTCTACAATGGaatgaattatggatgctagaaccctaaaactttaaaagataccctaggcacgtagaattagactttgtcttatgacaatttcttcacgaacttatcgattcttcatcaatgaaggtccgggcgacagaaagtgaagacgaagaagtagcgactccacgccagctttaagaacgtttaaggtgggcattacttttattacgtatatagagatcccctgcgtgatctaggcctcatatgcgaatatatatatgcatgaaaTGTTTTGACtgtttattcagttcttatgaaatgcttatatgttcaatgccctttatgataatgaaaatgtttatggaaatgaaaTGTTacgaaatgattgactgccaaaaatgtttatgtttttatatgtatcctatctgtgttggttcgccaactttaaaggaaatccaattgggatcctatgctagacaaaggtcgctagctagggttaacgtgtacacttatgcagaccgcgagtcgcttgcgaccggtcttggcgtccgtggtaaggaggcctccttcccggcgcgtgacagaaaggacagatatggatcatatagactgaaaatgggatgcatccacctttatgaaaatgaaagaaatgttttagtaagcacaTGCCTTTCACGAAAATTCATGTGTGTTACtgtgttggcagttcaatttatatatgtatgcatgtttgtTTTTCGGCTTatgccactgagtatttttatactcagccctgcatgtatttctaaatgtgcaggttgagcaggcgatggaatggttTGGTGTTGAGCGGGAATTCTTTTGATGgatatgtaatgaaaccttgagtatgcatctccatatgcataactcacacgtttttccgctgcaaacactctgaatttgttatcgtattgtgaaacttattactccttctttttgtttaactttcacttgggtctagtcgttatggcatAATCGTTTGTAAATTACCCAAGCAgttgtttatatatattactagtttgttaattaaatattatctcCTTGGAATTCGTGTCTAATTCCCTCAATTTCCGCTTCTTATATTACCCCAAGTCATAAACCCACCCATTTAAACTGTCCTTGGGAtaagtgggctgtgacagaatggtatcagagcagttcgtttgctctggccctagaaaccttattctaaaaagccaagtctagtttgattcactagacataCGTGGGATCACGCACCGCTCAACattccattgcatcgtgctcaatcaagaaaaaaaaggtaactgcagtttcaacgttttaaagatgttattgttctaaactgtttcatgaatatgtttatgtaaagagcatgctatgatgaaatgttgaatgttttgcctttcatggcatatcctTGCAGTTATGATGGTATGATAgaaagaatgatagagaattgacacatgctttccccagaaaacatagattgctataagttgcatgatcacgattctaaaagaacatagactactagattggtaggatatctctacaatctagattttttttatatagtgaTGATTTAGAATAAtgaaagaggaatgaaaagatatgtatGCAGTAAAGGAAAAGCACATAATGACGATACGAgatgaattcaaggcaaacgctgcatcaagggtttgagcatagtctctacgttcaaatgttcacacGCGACGGAACATtgaatcgacttttgctacacgATAGATTTAAGAATAGTATGTTTTGTCTGTATATGTGTGTATGTATATCTTAAGTggggtttggggtttgagatcaataagatagaacaccttaagataagttgtcataataaaacttatgttttatTATGCATAGTGTGTTTAAacctttttataaatatacCTCTAAGTTTTATGTCTTCTTACGTATAAGATTACTTACCTTTACCCCCATCTGTTACAGATGGTTACGTCCGGGTTTGCTCCAGTGGATAGGGCTCCTCGTCTGACACCTGCAGGGACCATACGAGTTTATCGAGATTACAGGATAGCTGCCGATGATGACATAGGAGTTGCCATAGCCCAGTACACCCGTCTTTGGACTGCCGCCCATGCTGTTGGGATTTCTGGTCTAGAGGGCATCCGACGCCTAGTTCTTCGTCTACCTTCTGACTTGTCAGGATATGCTAGAGAGGTATCTGGAGACTTTATTTACCGGGAGTTTGGGGCGTTTGAGTCGGAGGGTGATTTACTTGGGTTTGCGGGCCATTTAGGGCATATTTACTGTGTTTTTAGGGCAGCACCTAGGGGTCCCTACCTTCCTCCTAGGACTTTCACCCGTCGAAGTGAGGCGCTAGACTCGTTATATCAGGAGATTCCACGAGCACGTACCCGCGCACAGGTATTCATACTATTGCATGCTGCTAGGGGTGGAGGCAGAGCTGACTTAGAGCTCACGGGTGATGAGAGCAGGGGGAGCACCAGCACTGTTGATACTGTCGGACAGCTTCAGCGTGTGATGGACGAGGCAGAGCGATATTTGGAGGGCGGTCACCAGCCTGTTCCAGAGTATGCTACTGATGATAGGCATTCGAGCACCTAGTGTGCCTAGTATAGCGCTTTTGTATAGTTGGCTAGTATGTTAGACGGAAACGGTTATCCCTTATGGATCGTTCCGTATTAGACATTCGTTTTGAGGTACGAGAGCAGGGTTCCTTTTTGTACCGCTCCGTAACCCACCATGGCATCAATAGCGATGCTAGATAGATAGGACGTAGCATTGTGCATAGTTATTTTGGGCCTGTTGGCTTGTACATAAGTCCTCGATGAGGCATCTTCTCTGCTAGTATATATATGATAGTATGACTTATAGATTATTATCGTTACCGTTGTACTACACATTAGAAATTATTGATGATCGTCTTTGTCTTTGAAGCACAGAATGCCTCCCAGAAGAGCCCCAAGAAACAATGTGGGAGCCGCAAACGAACCCCCACGAAGGGTTgaggaactttttcttaaacagagCCCGCCAACATTCAACGGGACCGGCAACCCGACTGATGCTGAAATCTGGATTAGAGCAATGGAAAGGATTTTTGACTTTCTTCACTGTACTGACCAAGAGAGactctcttgtgttgcattccaactaactgggtcggcagatttttggtgggaaaccaagaagagggcaatgacccccgaacaattggaaaacctgacttgggaagactGCAAGACGGAAATCTACGATAAATACATCCCCAAGAGTTACAAAAAGAAGAAGGAGACAGAGTTTTTCAATCtgaagcaaaacaagatgtccgtgacggaatacgatcgcgctttctgcgacatgtctcgctatgcccctcatctgatcgacactgatgaaaagatggcCGAGAAGTTTCGTTCAGGCCTTAGGCATGAGATCAAGATGGCGCTTGCTAGTCATGGTAATCTCACCCACTCTGAGGCACTTAGCAGAGCCCTGGATGTTGAAGCAGCCATGCCTGAAGACCGCCCAAACCAGACTCAAGCTCCGGGAAACCACGATCgtgggaagagaaaatgggaaggcaacaacaacaataacaggGGTTACTACAACAACCAAGATAACAAAAGGCCATGGCAAGGGAACATGATGCCACAAGGGCAATGGCAAGGACGACCAGTCAATCCAGGACCAGCTGGAAACAATCAGGGCCAGCTCAGGGCACCTTTGTGTCCCAACTGCTCCAAGTCACATCACGGCATATGCTTGGCTGGCAGCAATACCTGCTTTAaatgtggccagaagggccattttgccagAGACTGCCAAGGAAAACCTCAAGAAGGAATGAGAAGGCCGAATCAGCCGAGCCAAGCACAACCACTCAGGGCTATTCAAGGCCAACAACTACTCTACCCACCACCACAACAGCAGTATCGACCTGCGGTACGTCCACCGCAAATTTCACAGGCAAGAGCCTATGCCCTGCACAAGAATAAGCAAGGAAACAACCAAGGGaatttggcaggtatgggcacattactcgacacacctgttatacttctgttcgacacgggcgcctcgcattcttttattgcaagtgcatgtgtaAAAACCTTAAAGCTCCAACCTGAAAAGACTAATCGGGACTtgacaatttcttcaccaataggagggacGACAGTAGTAACACATGCTTGCTCGAACCTAGAACTGACCATAGGATCGTTTAAGGTTATAGCAAACAACTTGCACGTCATATCGATGGAAGACGTCGATATAATCCTGGGGATGGACTGGCTAGCGGAAAACTATGCCACGATATTGTGCCAAGAGCGGAGAATCACTTTCAACTTTCCAGGAAGGGATGCTTTGAGTTTCCATGGGATACGCATGAAGAACAGAGTGCCAATAATTTCAGCTTTACAGgcaaggaagatgatgaacaagaaagactgccaagccttcctcgtatacctgaacgggggagttgagaccgaaaagacaatggaagatgtagagatcgtgcgagattttcaagatgttttcccagaaaatttgccaggattaccacctgacagacaagtagaattcaccATCGATCTAGAGCCAGGAGCGGCACCGGTATCAAAAGCACCGTACAGAATGGCCCCGAAGGAATTAgaagagttgaaaatccagttacaagagttgctggacctaggcttcatcaggcctagtgtgtccccatggggagcgccggtgctgtttgtcaagaagaaagatggcaccttgagattgtgcatcgattatcgagagctgaacaagctaacgcttaagaacaagtatccattgcccagaattgatgatttattcgaccaactcaagggcgcgagtgttttctccaaaatcgatttgaagtctgggtatcatcagttaaaggttagacatgaagatatacccaaaacggctttccgaacaagatatggtcactacgagttcgtagttgtgccgttcggactaacaaacgcgccagctgtgttcatggacctcatgaacagagtatttcatccttatttggataagttcgtcttggtgtttattgatgatattctcatttactccaagaatgaagaagaacatagGGAACATCTGAGAACTGCGTTGCAAACGCTAAGGGATgaacgcctttatgccaaattcagcaaatgtgagttttggctcaaagaagttacatttctaggacatattgtgtcgtcagaaggtattaaggtggaccccgccaaagtggaagcagtacaagggTGGAGGTCGCCAACTACCCCAaacgagatcagaagtttcttgggattggccggctactatcgaagattcattgagggattttccaagatagcaaggccaatgacgcaattgctccgaaagggaattaaatacaCATGGACTAACCAGTGTGAAGAAAGTTTTCAGCTGCTCAAGGAAAAGCTAACTACGGCGCCAGTGCTAGCGATTCCGGAACCAGACAAGGAGTATGTGGTCTACACAGATGCATCAAAGAATGGATTAGGATGcgttttgatgcaggaaggcaaggtgattgcatatgcatcgcggcaacttaggccacacgaattgaattatccgacccatgatctggagctagcggcggtagtgcacgcactaaaaatctggagacatcatctatatggtgtcaggtgtgagatttacaccgatcacaaaagtctaaaatactttttcgagcaaaaggatctcaacatgagacagcgaaggtggctcgaattagtaaaagactatgactgtggtataaattatcacccagggaaggccaatgtagtagccgacgcattgagcCGCAAGGTCCCATCGAAACTGGGATACATCCTTACAAGGGAAGAATAGCTCATACGAGATTTTGATAGGATGAGATTAGAGATGATAGAACCACCTGCTACAATAGCGGGGGTGGTCGCGATTATACCAAATTTGCAgaaaatggtggtagaagctcaaaggaaggatgataaattggagaaattacgaGCTAAGATAAGAGAAGGAAATCTTAAGAACTACCACGAAGGAGCCGATaatgctattttctttgagaagagaatatgcatccctcatgacgatgaactcaagaacaagatcatgagcgaagcccatgacactCCTTATGCCGCCCACCCAGGAAGCACTaaaatgtatcaagatctaaaagaaaatttttggtgggaaggaatgaaacgagacgtggCTTTATTCGTCGAAAAGTGCCTAATTTGTCAGCAGGTAAAGGCTTTACACCAATGACCTTACGGTGAGCTACAACCTTTGgagattccagaatggaagtgggacgatattgcaatggactttGTTACAGGATTGCCAAAAACAAGACGAGGTAACACGGCAATATGGGTCATTGTTGACAGACTCACGAAGAGTGCACACTTTCTGCCTATCCCTATCACGTAtggatcagataagttagcccaactctacatcagggagatcgtgcgtttacatggggtgccgaagacaatcacgtccgacagagactctaagtttacctccagattctggataagcttgcaAAAGGAATTGGGGACAAggttgaatttcagcacagctttccacccgcagacc harbors:
- the LOC131012912 gene encoding uncharacterized protein LOC131012912, encoding MVTSGFAPVDRAPRLTPAGTIRVYRDYRIAADDDIGVAIAQYTRLWTAAHAVGISGLEGIRRLVLRLPSDLSGYAREVSGDFIYREFGAFESEGDLLGFAGHLGHIYCVFRAAPRGPYLPPRTFTRRSEALDSLYQEIPRARTRAQVFILLHAARGGGRADLELTGDESRGSTSTVDTVGQLQRVMDEAERYLEGGHQPVPEYATDDRHSST